In the genome of Anomalospiza imberbis isolate Cuckoo-Finch-1a 21T00152 chromosome 11, ASM3175350v1, whole genome shotgun sequence, one region contains:
- the CARD19 gene encoding caspase recruitment domain-containing protein 19 isoform X2 translates to MMLYRSYQSYCHRLQHDMYFLTSTSRLNEQVVDKIVLQLNRVYPQILTNEEAEKFRNPKASLHTRLSDLLKHLQKKGDRHCQEFYRALQINAEQLFNDLPSRKILSPVFFLACFSMAAGLALFWYCCNSETQVIGRARRILGFSPIIIGRHVRNICMLYLEDMSKN, encoded by the exons ATGATGCTCTACAGAAGCT ATCAGTCATATTGTCATCGGCTGCAGCATGACATGTATTTTCTTACAAGCACTAGCCGACTGAATGAGCAAGTGGTTGATAAAATTGTTCTTCAGCTTAACAGAGTCTATCCCCAAATTCTAACCAatgaagaagcagaaaag TTCAGGAACCCAAAGGCATCACTCCATACCAGGCTCTCAGATCTGTTAAAACACCTCCAAAAGAAAGGAGACAGACACTGTCAGGAGTTTTACAGGGCTCTGCAGATCAATGCTGAACAGCTGTTTAATGATCTGCCAAGCAGGAAAATCTTGA GTCCCGTGTTTTTCCTGGCGTGTTTCAGCATGGCTGCAGGACTGGCCCTTTTCTGGTACTGCTGCAACTCAG AAACGCAAGTCATAGGAAGAGCCAGGAGAATCTTGGGTTTTTCTCCTATTATCATAGGAAGACATGTTAGAAATATTTGTATGTTGTATTTGGAAGACATGtcaaaaaattaa
- the CARD19 gene encoding caspase recruitment domain-containing protein 19 isoform X1: MMLYRSYQSYCHRLQHDMYFLTSTSRLNEQVVDKIVLQLNRVYPQILTNEEAEKFRNPKASLHTRLSDLLKHLQKKGDRHCQEFYRALQINAEQLFNDLPSRKILKTPDPTEIDTDKEQYMLNDRGPVFFLACFSMAAGLALFWYCCNSETQVIGRARRILGFSPIIIGRHVRNICMLYLEDMSKN; encoded by the exons ATGATGCTCTACAGAAGCT ATCAGTCATATTGTCATCGGCTGCAGCATGACATGTATTTTCTTACAAGCACTAGCCGACTGAATGAGCAAGTGGTTGATAAAATTGTTCTTCAGCTTAACAGAGTCTATCCCCAAATTCTAACCAatgaagaagcagaaaag TTCAGGAACCCAAAGGCATCACTCCATACCAGGCTCTCAGATCTGTTAAAACACCTCCAAAAGAAAGGAGACAGACACTGTCAGGAGTTTTACAGGGCTCTGCAGATCAATGCTGAACAGCTGTTTAATGATCTGCCAAGCAGGAAAATCTTGA AAACCCCAGATCCCACAGAGATAGACACTGACAAGGAGCAATATATGCTAAATGACAGGG GTCCCGTGTTTTTCCTGGCGTGTTTCAGCATGGCTGCAGGACTGGCCCTTTTCTGGTACTGCTGCAACTCAG AAACGCAAGTCATAGGAAGAGCCAGGAGAATCTTGGGTTTTTCTCCTATTATCATAGGAAGACATGTTAGAAATATTTGTATGTTGTATTTGGAAGACATGtcaaaaaattaa